The Synchiropus splendidus isolate RoL2022-P1 chromosome 1, RoL_Sspl_1.0, whole genome shotgun sequence genome includes a window with the following:
- the filip1l gene encoding filamin A-interacting protein 1-like isoform X1, whose protein sequence is MRSRSNSLEDVTKSMSGHEPADTQRRSTEQDEPSLRAERRGRHRKPPDDTGTIQRNHKAAKISCCISSSSASAATKGGRREKGRDLSRDDLVFLLSLLEGELQARDEVITVLKAEKIDLALLEAKYGFVTPHKVLQALQRDAVQGKADGLQEDIYERPMLELDKLVEKQRETYRRMLEQLLIVEQSHKQALYKLEDEKRNHGEFIRKSDEFTNLLEQERERLKVLIDQEKAYREIKDEENDKKVAGLKEELTKLKSFALMVVDEQQRLTDQLNLQTAKVKELTASTSQAQLDLSSANARLWEEEQKVILLEAKLQEQVIQYQQEQEVMTAKLTNEDFQNRQLRHRLLTLSRQLDELGETNKTLRRAEDELQELRDKIGRGQCGNSGLMSELEELRKRVLEMEGKDEEFIRMEDHCRDLNKKLENEANQSLTLKAEVEKLNHRIMDLEKLEDAFSKSKQECCSLKSNLEKEKSVSKVLTGELEVLKVRVKELESAESQLARTEGTLKEELSKLKTLTVMLVDDRKVMAEKLKQMEHKVQNSNGKLQEEQDKVMSVTEKLIEESKMALKSKAELEEKMCSATKERDGLKAKLRVEEEKNIDLESKVSMMMKRLQSLETIEKEYLRNKVKEDNITTSITNRFQQEDNKVKDLTQEVERLRQKLKDMKVAEGDMFKTEDLELLEKKFINEQEKAQALMEELESSKKELTRCQLAEKNDSNQEQVLFKRLKEEEAKSSHLSKEVAALKEKIHEYMGTEDSICRMKTDQLTLQRKLTQQGVRNKELVREMETLTRELERYRRFSKSLRPGMNGRRFSDLHVSTKEVQTEPIYLLSQTTLVPLERAVVNGKLYDDSEPEDNANYSNKLTNCSASLINNNLNNIRKARVPLLKNKDGAHLVNGKVQTRQNGNHVQSGDVVLTQSPGQPLHIKVTPDREHNTATLEITSPTTENAQSFTSTAVIPTSGGPSKQRITIIQNASMSPNLKSISPSSNVCSPISDEPCSSDRALSPVNMATYSRSMTPNSSGSLTPDRAVSPIQIVSVTTGTPERSVSTEPLEVVGGHAVFRVSPERHNSWQVQRPNSNGPNVITTEDNKIHIHLGSPYIQSITPTQTLSHGPGHQKQRTVTDCNTATVKSSSKITSSIMIKPTSSQIQRPSQITLPLEAFRRPGPTRIPKPKGFSGQKGMTNGSTANTALHPKGGNHLGQPTGNVSTTHTPAGNNNSNPNLVNRRL, encoded by the exons ATGCGATCCCGCAGCAATAGTCTGGAGGATGTGACAAAATCCATGTCTGGACATGAGCCAGCGGACACACAGAGACGAAGCACAGAGCAGGATGAGCCCTCGCTAAGAGCAGAGCGCCGGGGTCGACACCGGAAGCCACCAGATGACACAGGTACAATCCAGCGGAATCATAAGGCAGCCAAGATCAGCTGttgcatcagcagcagcagcgcgagTGCGGCTACAAAAGGAGGCCGCAGGGAGAAGGGCCGAGACCTTTCCCGAGACGACTTGGTGTTTCTGCTGAGCTTGCTGGAAGGAGAGCTTCAG GCCAGAGATGAAGTGATTACAGTTTTGAAAGCAGAAAAAATTGATCTGGCCCTATTGGAGGCCAAATATGGATTTGTCACACCACACAAGGTCCTGCAGGCTCTGCAGAGAGATGCCGTCCAGGGCAAAGCTGATGGCCTCCAAGAAGACATCTACGAAAGGCCCATGTTAGAG CTGGACAAGCTGGTGGAAAAGCAACGGGAAACATACCGACGCATGTTGGAGCAGCTCCTGATAGTGGAGCAGTCCCACAAACAGGCTCTTTACAAGCTGGAAGATGAGAAGAGAAACCACGGAGAGTTTATAAGGAAGAGCGATGAGTTCACCAatctgctggagcaggagcgGGAGCG gTTGAAGGTGCTCATTGACCAAGAGAAGGCTTATCGTGAAATCAAGGAcgaagaaaatgacaaaaaagtggCTGGCCTCAAGGAGGAGTTGACAAAACTGAAGTCTTTTGCGTTGATGGTGGTGGACGAACAGCAGCGTCTCACCGATCAGTTGAACCTCCAAACAGCAAAGGTCAAAGAACTGACAGCTAGCACTTCACAGGCCCAGCTGGATCTGAGCTCAGCTAATGCCCGtctgtgggaagaggagcaaaaGGTGATTCTCTTGGAGGCCAAGCTCCAAGAGCAAGTCATCCAATACCAACAGGAACAAGAAGTTATGACCGCTAAGCTGACCAACGAGGACTTCCAGAACAGGCAGCTGCGTCACAGACTGTTGACTCTCAGCCGGCAACTTGATGAACTGGGGGAGACTAATAAGACTCTGCGTAGGGCAGAAGATGAGCTGCAAGAGCTCCGGGACAAAATCGGCCGGGGACAGTGTGGTAACTCTGGACTCATGTCTGAGCTGGAAGAGTTGAGGAAAAGAGTACTCGAAATGGAGGGGAAGGATGAGGAGTTCATCAGGATGGAGGACCACTGCAGGGACCTGAACAAGAAACTGGAGAATGAGGCCAACCAAAGTCTAACATTAAAAGCTGAAGTTGAGAAACTTAACCACAGAATAATGGacttggagaagctggaggacgCATTTAGCAAGAGCAAGCAGGAATGCTGCTCACTTAAGAGtaacctggagaaggagaagtcTGTGTCAAAGGTCCTGACTGGGGAGTTAGAGGTCTTGAAAGTGCGGGTAAAAGAGCTGGAGTCTGCTGAGAGTCAGCTGGCAAGAACGGAAGGGACCCTGAAGGAGGAGCTAAGCAAGCTAAAAACTCTGACAGTTATGCTCGTGGATGACAGAAAGGTAATGGCAGAGAAGCTCAAGCAAATGGAACACAAGGTGCAGAACAGCAACGGCAAACTTCAAGAAGAGCAGGACAAGGTCATGTCTGTCACAGAGAAGCTCATTGAGGAAAGCAAGATGGCACTGAAGTCCAAagctgagctggaggagaaaatgtgtTCTGCCACAAAGGAAAGAGATGGCCTGAAGGCCAAGCTGCGagtggaggaagaaaagaacaTTGACTTAGAATCAAAAGTAAGCATGATGATGAAAAGGTTGCAGTCTTTGGAGACCATTGAGAAAGAGTACCTGAGGAACAAAGTGAAAGAGGATAACATAACAACGTCGATCACTAACCGTTTCCAGCAAGAGGATAACAAAGTGAAGGATTTGACTCAAGAGGTGGAACGTCTGAGACAGAAGCTAAAGGACATGAAGGTTGCGGAGGGTGACATGTTTAAAACGGAGGATTTGGAATTACTGGAGAAAAAGTTCATCAATGAACAGGAGAAGGCCCAGGCTCTGATGGAAGAGCTAGAATCATCCAAGAAAGAGCTGACTAGGTGTCAGCTGGCAGAGAAGAATGACAGCAACCAAGAGCAGGTTCTCTTCAAACGCTTAAAGGAGGAAGAAGCAAAGTCAAGTCATTTGTCCAAAGAGGTAGCTGCTCTGAAGGAGAAGATCCATGAATACATGGGAACGGAAGACTCGATCTGTCGCATGAAAACTGACCAATTGACTCTCCAACGAAAACTGACGCAGCAGGGAGTCAGAAACAAGGAGCTTGTAAGAGAGATGGAGACCCTCACACGGGAGCTGGAGAGATACAGACGATTCAGCAAAAGCCTGCGCCCTGGCATGAATGGGAGGCGCTTTTCTGACTTGCATGTATCCACCAAAGAAGTCCAGACAGAGCCTATTTACCTTTTGTCTCAGACGACACTGGTCCCCCTGGAACGGGCTGTTGTTAACGGGAAACTGTACGACGACAGTGAACCTGAGGACAATGCCAACTACAGCAACAAGCTCACAAACTGTAGCGCTTCCCTCATCAACAACAACCTCAACAACATCAGGAAAGCACGTGTCCCGCTACTGAAGAACAAAGATGGTGCCCATCTGGTTAATGGTAAAGTGCAAACACGCCAAAATGGAAACCATGTCCAGTCTGGAGATGTTGTGCTGACTCAGAGTCCTGGACAGCCTCTGCACATTAAAGTAACGCCAGACCGTGAGCACAACACCGCCACACTGGAGATCACTAGTCCTACGACAGAGAATGCTCAGTCATTCACCAGCACAGCGGTAATACCCACAAGTGGAGGTCCATCCAAGCAGAGAATCACAATTATCCAGAATGCCTCCATGTCCCCAAATCTGAAATCCATTTCCCCTTCTTCAAATGTGTGTTCACCGATCTCTGATGAACCTTGTTCCTCAGATAGAGCCCTGTCCCCTGTCAACATGGCGACGTACTCCAGGTCAATGACCCCCAATTCCAGCGGGTCCCTCACGCCAGATAGAGCAGTGTCCCCGATTCAAATCGTCTCAGTCACAACAGGTACCCCTGAGAGGTCCGTGTCAACAGAGCCCCTGGAGGTTGTCGGAGGACATGCTGTCTTTCGCGTCAGTCCTGAGAGACACAACAGCTGGCAGGTCCAGAGGCCCAACAGCAACGGGCCCAATGTTATAACAACAGAAGACAACAAAATCCACATCCACTTAGGGAGCCCCTACATCCAGAGCATCACCCCAACACAAACTTTAAGTCATGGGCCTGGACATCAGAAGCAGAGGACTGTGACTGACTGTAACACAGCTACCGTCAAAAGCAGCAGCAAAATTACAAGTAGCATCATGATTAAGCCCACCTCCTCTCAAATCCAAAGACCGTCACAGATTACA
- the filip1l gene encoding filamin A-interacting protein 1-like isoform X2, whose product MLELDKLVEKQRETYRRMLEQLLIVEQSHKQALYKLEDEKRNHGEFIRKSDEFTNLLEQERERLKVLIDQEKAYREIKDEENDKKVAGLKEELTKLKSFALMVVDEQQRLTDQLNLQTAKVKELTASTSQAQLDLSSANARLWEEEQKVILLEAKLQEQVIQYQQEQEVMTAKLTNEDFQNRQLRHRLLTLSRQLDELGETNKTLRRAEDELQELRDKIGRGQCGNSGLMSELEELRKRVLEMEGKDEEFIRMEDHCRDLNKKLENEANQSLTLKAEVEKLNHRIMDLEKLEDAFSKSKQECCSLKSNLEKEKSVSKVLTGELEVLKVRVKELESAESQLARTEGTLKEELSKLKTLTVMLVDDRKVMAEKLKQMEHKVQNSNGKLQEEQDKVMSVTEKLIEESKMALKSKAELEEKMCSATKERDGLKAKLRVEEEKNIDLESKVSMMMKRLQSLETIEKEYLRNKVKEDNITTSITNRFQQEDNKVKDLTQEVERLRQKLKDMKVAEGDMFKTEDLELLEKKFINEQEKAQALMEELESSKKELTRCQLAEKNDSNQEQVLFKRLKEEEAKSSHLSKEVAALKEKIHEYMGTEDSICRMKTDQLTLQRKLTQQGVRNKELVREMETLTRELERYRRFSKSLRPGMNGRRFSDLHVSTKEVQTEPIYLLSQTTLVPLERAVVNGKLYDDSEPEDNANYSNKLTNCSASLINNNLNNIRKARVPLLKNKDGAHLVNGKVQTRQNGNHVQSGDVVLTQSPGQPLHIKVTPDREHNTATLEITSPTTENAQSFTSTAVIPTSGGPSKQRITIIQNASMSPNLKSISPSSNVCSPISDEPCSSDRALSPVNMATYSRSMTPNSSGSLTPDRAVSPIQIVSVTTGTPERSVSTEPLEVVGGHAVFRVSPERHNSWQVQRPNSNGPNVITTEDNKIHIHLGSPYIQSITPTQTLSHGPGHQKQRTVTDCNTATVKSSSKITSSIMIKPTSSQIQRPSQITLPLEAFRRPGPTRIPKPKGFSGQKGMTNGSTANTALHPKGGNHLGQPTGNVSTTHTPAGNNNSNPNLVNRRL is encoded by the exons ATGTTAGAG CTGGACAAGCTGGTGGAAAAGCAACGGGAAACATACCGACGCATGTTGGAGCAGCTCCTGATAGTGGAGCAGTCCCACAAACAGGCTCTTTACAAGCTGGAAGATGAGAAGAGAAACCACGGAGAGTTTATAAGGAAGAGCGATGAGTTCACCAatctgctggagcaggagcgGGAGCG gTTGAAGGTGCTCATTGACCAAGAGAAGGCTTATCGTGAAATCAAGGAcgaagaaaatgacaaaaaagtggCTGGCCTCAAGGAGGAGTTGACAAAACTGAAGTCTTTTGCGTTGATGGTGGTGGACGAACAGCAGCGTCTCACCGATCAGTTGAACCTCCAAACAGCAAAGGTCAAAGAACTGACAGCTAGCACTTCACAGGCCCAGCTGGATCTGAGCTCAGCTAATGCCCGtctgtgggaagaggagcaaaaGGTGATTCTCTTGGAGGCCAAGCTCCAAGAGCAAGTCATCCAATACCAACAGGAACAAGAAGTTATGACCGCTAAGCTGACCAACGAGGACTTCCAGAACAGGCAGCTGCGTCACAGACTGTTGACTCTCAGCCGGCAACTTGATGAACTGGGGGAGACTAATAAGACTCTGCGTAGGGCAGAAGATGAGCTGCAAGAGCTCCGGGACAAAATCGGCCGGGGACAGTGTGGTAACTCTGGACTCATGTCTGAGCTGGAAGAGTTGAGGAAAAGAGTACTCGAAATGGAGGGGAAGGATGAGGAGTTCATCAGGATGGAGGACCACTGCAGGGACCTGAACAAGAAACTGGAGAATGAGGCCAACCAAAGTCTAACATTAAAAGCTGAAGTTGAGAAACTTAACCACAGAATAATGGacttggagaagctggaggacgCATTTAGCAAGAGCAAGCAGGAATGCTGCTCACTTAAGAGtaacctggagaaggagaagtcTGTGTCAAAGGTCCTGACTGGGGAGTTAGAGGTCTTGAAAGTGCGGGTAAAAGAGCTGGAGTCTGCTGAGAGTCAGCTGGCAAGAACGGAAGGGACCCTGAAGGAGGAGCTAAGCAAGCTAAAAACTCTGACAGTTATGCTCGTGGATGACAGAAAGGTAATGGCAGAGAAGCTCAAGCAAATGGAACACAAGGTGCAGAACAGCAACGGCAAACTTCAAGAAGAGCAGGACAAGGTCATGTCTGTCACAGAGAAGCTCATTGAGGAAAGCAAGATGGCACTGAAGTCCAAagctgagctggaggagaaaatgtgtTCTGCCACAAAGGAAAGAGATGGCCTGAAGGCCAAGCTGCGagtggaggaagaaaagaacaTTGACTTAGAATCAAAAGTAAGCATGATGATGAAAAGGTTGCAGTCTTTGGAGACCATTGAGAAAGAGTACCTGAGGAACAAAGTGAAAGAGGATAACATAACAACGTCGATCACTAACCGTTTCCAGCAAGAGGATAACAAAGTGAAGGATTTGACTCAAGAGGTGGAACGTCTGAGACAGAAGCTAAAGGACATGAAGGTTGCGGAGGGTGACATGTTTAAAACGGAGGATTTGGAATTACTGGAGAAAAAGTTCATCAATGAACAGGAGAAGGCCCAGGCTCTGATGGAAGAGCTAGAATCATCCAAGAAAGAGCTGACTAGGTGTCAGCTGGCAGAGAAGAATGACAGCAACCAAGAGCAGGTTCTCTTCAAACGCTTAAAGGAGGAAGAAGCAAAGTCAAGTCATTTGTCCAAAGAGGTAGCTGCTCTGAAGGAGAAGATCCATGAATACATGGGAACGGAAGACTCGATCTGTCGCATGAAAACTGACCAATTGACTCTCCAACGAAAACTGACGCAGCAGGGAGTCAGAAACAAGGAGCTTGTAAGAGAGATGGAGACCCTCACACGGGAGCTGGAGAGATACAGACGATTCAGCAAAAGCCTGCGCCCTGGCATGAATGGGAGGCGCTTTTCTGACTTGCATGTATCCACCAAAGAAGTCCAGACAGAGCCTATTTACCTTTTGTCTCAGACGACACTGGTCCCCCTGGAACGGGCTGTTGTTAACGGGAAACTGTACGACGACAGTGAACCTGAGGACAATGCCAACTACAGCAACAAGCTCACAAACTGTAGCGCTTCCCTCATCAACAACAACCTCAACAACATCAGGAAAGCACGTGTCCCGCTACTGAAGAACAAAGATGGTGCCCATCTGGTTAATGGTAAAGTGCAAACACGCCAAAATGGAAACCATGTCCAGTCTGGAGATGTTGTGCTGACTCAGAGTCCTGGACAGCCTCTGCACATTAAAGTAACGCCAGACCGTGAGCACAACACCGCCACACTGGAGATCACTAGTCCTACGACAGAGAATGCTCAGTCATTCACCAGCACAGCGGTAATACCCACAAGTGGAGGTCCATCCAAGCAGAGAATCACAATTATCCAGAATGCCTCCATGTCCCCAAATCTGAAATCCATTTCCCCTTCTTCAAATGTGTGTTCACCGATCTCTGATGAACCTTGTTCCTCAGATAGAGCCCTGTCCCCTGTCAACATGGCGACGTACTCCAGGTCAATGACCCCCAATTCCAGCGGGTCCCTCACGCCAGATAGAGCAGTGTCCCCGATTCAAATCGTCTCAGTCACAACAGGTACCCCTGAGAGGTCCGTGTCAACAGAGCCCCTGGAGGTTGTCGGAGGACATGCTGTCTTTCGCGTCAGTCCTGAGAGACACAACAGCTGGCAGGTCCAGAGGCCCAACAGCAACGGGCCCAATGTTATAACAACAGAAGACAACAAAATCCACATCCACTTAGGGAGCCCCTACATCCAGAGCATCACCCCAACACAAACTTTAAGTCATGGGCCTGGACATCAGAAGCAGAGGACTGTGACTGACTGTAACACAGCTACCGTCAAAAGCAGCAGCAAAATTACAAGTAGCATCATGATTAAGCCCACCTCCTCTCAAATCCAAAGACCGTCACAGATTACA
- the filip1l gene encoding filamin A-interacting protein 1-like isoform X3, translating into MVVDEQQRLTDQLNLQTAKVKELTASTSQAQLDLSSANARLWEEEQKVILLEAKLQEQVIQYQQEQEVMTAKLTNEDFQNRQLRHRLLTLSRQLDELGETNKTLRRAEDELQELRDKIGRGQCGNSGLMSELEELRKRVLEMEGKDEEFIRMEDHCRDLNKKLENEANQSLTLKAEVEKLNHRIMDLEKLEDAFSKSKQECCSLKSNLEKEKSVSKVLTGELEVLKVRVKELESAESQLARTEGTLKEELSKLKTLTVMLVDDRKVMAEKLKQMEHKVQNSNGKLQEEQDKVMSVTEKLIEESKMALKSKAELEEKMCSATKERDGLKAKLRVEEEKNIDLESKVSMMMKRLQSLETIEKEYLRNKVKEDNITTSITNRFQQEDNKVKDLTQEVERLRQKLKDMKVAEGDMFKTEDLELLEKKFINEQEKAQALMEELESSKKELTRCQLAEKNDSNQEQVLFKRLKEEEAKSSHLSKEVAALKEKIHEYMGTEDSICRMKTDQLTLQRKLTQQGVRNKELVREMETLTRELERYRRFSKSLRPGMNGRRFSDLHVSTKEVQTEPIYLLSQTTLVPLERAVVNGKLYDDSEPEDNANYSNKLTNCSASLINNNLNNIRKARVPLLKNKDGAHLVNGKVQTRQNGNHVQSGDVVLTQSPGQPLHIKVTPDREHNTATLEITSPTTENAQSFTSTAVIPTSGGPSKQRITIIQNASMSPNLKSISPSSNVCSPISDEPCSSDRALSPVNMATYSRSMTPNSSGSLTPDRAVSPIQIVSVTTGTPERSVSTEPLEVVGGHAVFRVSPERHNSWQVQRPNSNGPNVITTEDNKIHIHLGSPYIQSITPTQTLSHGPGHQKQRTVTDCNTATVKSSSKITSSIMIKPTSSQIQRPSQITLPLEAFRRPGPTRIPKPKGFSGQKGMTNGSTANTALHPKGGNHLGQPTGNVSTTHTPAGNNNSNPNLVNRRL; encoded by the coding sequence ATGGTGGTGGACGAACAGCAGCGTCTCACCGATCAGTTGAACCTCCAAACAGCAAAGGTCAAAGAACTGACAGCTAGCACTTCACAGGCCCAGCTGGATCTGAGCTCAGCTAATGCCCGtctgtgggaagaggagcaaaaGGTGATTCTCTTGGAGGCCAAGCTCCAAGAGCAAGTCATCCAATACCAACAGGAACAAGAAGTTATGACCGCTAAGCTGACCAACGAGGACTTCCAGAACAGGCAGCTGCGTCACAGACTGTTGACTCTCAGCCGGCAACTTGATGAACTGGGGGAGACTAATAAGACTCTGCGTAGGGCAGAAGATGAGCTGCAAGAGCTCCGGGACAAAATCGGCCGGGGACAGTGTGGTAACTCTGGACTCATGTCTGAGCTGGAAGAGTTGAGGAAAAGAGTACTCGAAATGGAGGGGAAGGATGAGGAGTTCATCAGGATGGAGGACCACTGCAGGGACCTGAACAAGAAACTGGAGAATGAGGCCAACCAAAGTCTAACATTAAAAGCTGAAGTTGAGAAACTTAACCACAGAATAATGGacttggagaagctggaggacgCATTTAGCAAGAGCAAGCAGGAATGCTGCTCACTTAAGAGtaacctggagaaggagaagtcTGTGTCAAAGGTCCTGACTGGGGAGTTAGAGGTCTTGAAAGTGCGGGTAAAAGAGCTGGAGTCTGCTGAGAGTCAGCTGGCAAGAACGGAAGGGACCCTGAAGGAGGAGCTAAGCAAGCTAAAAACTCTGACAGTTATGCTCGTGGATGACAGAAAGGTAATGGCAGAGAAGCTCAAGCAAATGGAACACAAGGTGCAGAACAGCAACGGCAAACTTCAAGAAGAGCAGGACAAGGTCATGTCTGTCACAGAGAAGCTCATTGAGGAAAGCAAGATGGCACTGAAGTCCAAagctgagctggaggagaaaatgtgtTCTGCCACAAAGGAAAGAGATGGCCTGAAGGCCAAGCTGCGagtggaggaagaaaagaacaTTGACTTAGAATCAAAAGTAAGCATGATGATGAAAAGGTTGCAGTCTTTGGAGACCATTGAGAAAGAGTACCTGAGGAACAAAGTGAAAGAGGATAACATAACAACGTCGATCACTAACCGTTTCCAGCAAGAGGATAACAAAGTGAAGGATTTGACTCAAGAGGTGGAACGTCTGAGACAGAAGCTAAAGGACATGAAGGTTGCGGAGGGTGACATGTTTAAAACGGAGGATTTGGAATTACTGGAGAAAAAGTTCATCAATGAACAGGAGAAGGCCCAGGCTCTGATGGAAGAGCTAGAATCATCCAAGAAAGAGCTGACTAGGTGTCAGCTGGCAGAGAAGAATGACAGCAACCAAGAGCAGGTTCTCTTCAAACGCTTAAAGGAGGAAGAAGCAAAGTCAAGTCATTTGTCCAAAGAGGTAGCTGCTCTGAAGGAGAAGATCCATGAATACATGGGAACGGAAGACTCGATCTGTCGCATGAAAACTGACCAATTGACTCTCCAACGAAAACTGACGCAGCAGGGAGTCAGAAACAAGGAGCTTGTAAGAGAGATGGAGACCCTCACACGGGAGCTGGAGAGATACAGACGATTCAGCAAAAGCCTGCGCCCTGGCATGAATGGGAGGCGCTTTTCTGACTTGCATGTATCCACCAAAGAAGTCCAGACAGAGCCTATTTACCTTTTGTCTCAGACGACACTGGTCCCCCTGGAACGGGCTGTTGTTAACGGGAAACTGTACGACGACAGTGAACCTGAGGACAATGCCAACTACAGCAACAAGCTCACAAACTGTAGCGCTTCCCTCATCAACAACAACCTCAACAACATCAGGAAAGCACGTGTCCCGCTACTGAAGAACAAAGATGGTGCCCATCTGGTTAATGGTAAAGTGCAAACACGCCAAAATGGAAACCATGTCCAGTCTGGAGATGTTGTGCTGACTCAGAGTCCTGGACAGCCTCTGCACATTAAAGTAACGCCAGACCGTGAGCACAACACCGCCACACTGGAGATCACTAGTCCTACGACAGAGAATGCTCAGTCATTCACCAGCACAGCGGTAATACCCACAAGTGGAGGTCCATCCAAGCAGAGAATCACAATTATCCAGAATGCCTCCATGTCCCCAAATCTGAAATCCATTTCCCCTTCTTCAAATGTGTGTTCACCGATCTCTGATGAACCTTGTTCCTCAGATAGAGCCCTGTCCCCTGTCAACATGGCGACGTACTCCAGGTCAATGACCCCCAATTCCAGCGGGTCCCTCACGCCAGATAGAGCAGTGTCCCCGATTCAAATCGTCTCAGTCACAACAGGTACCCCTGAGAGGTCCGTGTCAACAGAGCCCCTGGAGGTTGTCGGAGGACATGCTGTCTTTCGCGTCAGTCCTGAGAGACACAACAGCTGGCAGGTCCAGAGGCCCAACAGCAACGGGCCCAATGTTATAACAACAGAAGACAACAAAATCCACATCCACTTAGGGAGCCCCTACATCCAGAGCATCACCCCAACACAAACTTTAAGTCATGGGCCTGGACATCAGAAGCAGAGGACTGTGACTGACTGTAACACAGCTACCGTCAAAAGCAGCAGCAAAATTACAAGTAGCATCATGATTAAGCCCACCTCCTCTCAAATCCAAAGACCGTCACAGATTACA